One genomic region from bacterium encodes:
- a CDS encoding cytochrome c3 family protein, with translation MNSFFQKVAISLMSVLLVAGCNKEESYKLAFSHNLHVTDNGMACADCHGKLADGRFATPTHASCKDCHEDWVESKKIDAKTCGMCHKIKDLRELSLDKPGKMASPVNGVFQHSPALTNRCADCHGMLLDKALTRVPEMTRKAKVEMRDKAHRWGMECAACHVDMDPKTPPASHSQNWTRRHGAFGTEPDNACGVCHHEESCRECHQVTMPVSHNNLWRLKTHGIQAAWDRSRCLVCHQQDSCDACHADTRPQSHTAGWNRSHCYSCHTSKANGTGCALCHEAEISSHPNPHLAGWRDQHCNHCHAGPESEQCGVCHEGGASIANHPNPHRGGWREQHCTVCHPGSPESQQCTVCHGGSLADGHVNPHPAGWLTTHCNNCHAGTEAASCGICHEGVTSVANHPNPHSAGWKDRHCNACHIGTPEADQCAVCHPGGNSSLVHQGIWPPTHNRFGDQGNCSYCHR, from the coding sequence ATGAATTCATTTTTTCAAAAGGTGGCTATCAGCCTGATGTCGGTATTGTTGGTGGCCGGGTGTAATAAAGAGGAGAGTTATAAGCTCGCCTTCAGCCATAATCTTCATGTGACCGATAACGGAATGGCCTGTGCCGATTGTCATGGGAAATTAGCCGATGGCCGTTTCGCCACCCCCACGCATGCGTCGTGCAAGGATTGCCATGAGGATTGGGTAGAGTCCAAGAAAATTGACGCGAAGACCTGTGGGATGTGCCACAAAATAAAGGACTTGCGTGAATTGTCGCTGGATAAGCCCGGAAAGATGGCTAGCCCGGTGAATGGGGTTTTTCAGCATTCCCCCGCCCTGACGAACCGCTGCGCCGACTGCCACGGGATGTTGTTGGACAAGGCCTTAACCCGCGTTCCGGAGATGACGCGCAAAGCGAAAGTCGAAATGCGCGATAAGGCGCACCGGTGGGGAATGGAGTGCGCCGCCTGTCATGTGGATATGGATCCCAAAACCCCGCCCGCGAGTCACTCCCAGAACTGGACGAGGCGGCATGGTGCCTTTGGGACTGAGCCGGACAATGCCTGCGGTGTCTGTCATCACGAGGAATCGTGCCGGGAATGTCATCAGGTGACCATGCCGGTTTCGCACAACAATCTATGGCGGCTCAAGACCCACGGGATTCAGGCCGCGTGGGATCGGTCACGATGCCTGGTCTGCCACCAACAGGATTCGTGCGATGCCTGTCATGCTGACACCCGGCCCCAGTCTCATACGGCAGGATGGAATCGAAGTCACTGTTACAGCTGTCATACCAGCAAGGCAAACGGAACCGGCTGTGCGTTATGCCATGAGGCGGAAATCAGTTCCCATCCCAACCCCCATCTGGCGGGCTGGCGGGATCAGCATTGTAACCATTGCCATGCCGGGCCCGAGTCGGAACAATGCGGGGTGTGTCATGAAGGGGGCGCCTCGATTGCGAACCACCCGAACCCGCATCGCGGCGGATGGCGCGAACAGCATTGCACCGTCTGTCACCCCGGCTCTCCTGAGTCGCAGCAATGCACCGTGTGCCATGGCGGCTCTTTAGCGGATGGGCATGTGAATCCCCATCCTGCGGGCTGGCTTACGACCCATTGTAACAATTGCCATGCCGGCACCGAGGCGGCCAGCTGCGGGATCTGCCATGAAGGGGTCACCTCAGTGGCAAACCATCCTAACCCGCATTCGGCTGGGTGGAAGGATCGACATTGTAATGCCTGTCATATAGGGACCCCCGAGGCAGATCAGTGTGCCGTATGTCACCCGGGTGGGAACAGCTCGCTGGTGCATCAAGGCATTTGGCCCCCCACTCATAACCGATTCGGCGATCAGGGGAACTGCTCCTATTGTCACCGATAG
- a CDS encoding cytochrome c family protein: protein MKKLVSQWLVSGAVLAFGLSAVSAIAADRDASLYVGTKSCAMCHKKADTGDQFGKWQSSPHSKAYELLASPEAKAAGAKVGVAEPQKSGKCLKCHSTAYNFTEEVKADTAKVLVEDGVSCESCHGPGKNYKSKAVMEDHKKCIEGGMTYPATDSCTLCHNEQSPTWKADKFTTKDGKKVGFDVEQAYEKIKHPDPKVQK from the coding sequence ATGAAGAAACTAGTTAGTCAGTGGTTGGTTTCGGGTGCTGTGTTGGCTTTCGGCTTGTCCGCCGTTTCGGCCATTGCGGCGGATCGTGACGCCTCCTTGTATGTGGGAACGAAATCCTGTGCCATGTGTCATAAAAAGGCGGACACGGGAGACCAGTTTGGCAAATGGCAGAGCAGTCCGCACTCAAAAGCCTACGAACTGCTGGCGAGTCCGGAAGCCAAAGCGGCAGGCGCCAAAGTAGGGGTCGCGGAACCTCAGAAGAGCGGCAAATGTCTGAAATGCCATTCAACGGCGTATAATTTCACCGAAGAAGTCAAAGCCGACACGGCCAAGGTGCTTGTCGAGGATGGTGTCTCCTGCGAGTCCTGCCACGGGCCGGGAAAAAATTACAAATCAAAAGCCGTCATGGAAGACCACAAGAAGTGCATCGAGGGGGGGATGACCTATCCCGCCACGGACAGTTGTACGCTGTGCCATAACGAGCAGTCGCCCACCTGGAAGGCCGATAAGTTTACGACGAAAGACGGCAAAAAGGTCGGGTTTGATGTCGAGCAGGCCTACGAGAAGATCAAGCACCCTGATCCCAAAGTTCAGAAATAA
- a CDS encoding cytochrome c biogenesis protein ResB, which translates to MSDPSESKKQDVTSGRGNPVTRLLGSLVFALTVVLLLALACIAGTLIPQGSQVESYLARPGGHPVLGVLSALGLTRVFYSWWFVGLLFALAASLMVCTGRRYRAIKTATGAKRLRVIGSFITHVSLLLVLAGGVMRVIWGQKGMIQFHEGQVVNSAESSDGSMEFPFSIRLTKFELEFHKTLGAATDQLLVQWADKNIETKFPVELNVEHAVGADPAFRITVLKVVPDFIVDGETGEVKSRSDVPNNPALQVMVTGSGVTNTQWVFAHFPDFGSHGGAGTAMPLKFQYESAPSPGMGMRGGDIKAFKSTIEVIENGVVVSTRTIAVNSPFSWGGFSFYQTSYNPEDLTWSALQVVRDPGIPVVYAGFILMMAGLTLVFCVGPWMGDQRRTTGGLS; encoded by the coding sequence ATGAGTGATCCATCGGAATCAAAAAAACAGGACGTAACATCTGGAAGGGGAAATCCCGTCACGCGACTGCTAGGGTCGTTGGTATTTGCCCTGACGGTAGTTCTGTTGCTTGCTCTGGCCTGTATTGCCGGAACGTTGATTCCACAGGGATCACAAGTGGAGTCCTATCTGGCCCGACCTGGCGGGCATCCGGTGCTGGGCGTGTTGTCCGCCCTTGGGTTGACGCGCGTATTTTACTCCTGGTGGTTTGTGGGCCTGTTGTTTGCCTTGGCGGCCAGTCTGATGGTGTGTACGGGGCGCCGCTATCGTGCCATCAAAACGGCCACGGGCGCGAAACGACTCAGGGTCATCGGATCCTTTATCACTCATGTCAGTCTGTTGCTGGTATTGGCGGGAGGGGTGATGCGGGTGATCTGGGGGCAGAAAGGGATGATCCAGTTTCATGAGGGGCAGGTTGTGAATTCCGCGGAGAGTTCCGACGGGAGTATGGAGTTCCCATTTTCCATTCGCCTGACCAAATTTGAGCTGGAGTTTCATAAAACTCTCGGGGCAGCGACGGACCAACTGTTGGTGCAATGGGCGGACAAAAATATTGAGACTAAGTTTCCGGTTGAGTTGAATGTGGAACATGCCGTTGGCGCCGACCCTGCTTTCAGGATCACGGTGCTCAAGGTGGTTCCTGATTTTATCGTTGATGGCGAGACGGGGGAGGTGAAGTCCCGTTCCGATGTACCCAATAATCCAGCCCTGCAGGTCATGGTTACAGGTAGCGGAGTCACCAATACGCAGTGGGTGTTTGCCCACTTTCCTGATTTCGGCAGTCATGGCGGTGCCGGTACGGCCATGCCGCTCAAATTTCAGTATGAGTCGGCACCGTCTCCCGGGATGGGGATGCGGGGCGGGGATATCAAGGCCTTCAAAAGCACGATTGAAGTGATTGAAAACGGCGTGGTGGTCAGTACCCGGACCATCGCGGTGAATTCCCCCTTTTCGTGGGGCGGTTTTTCCTTTTATCAAACCAGTTATAATCCTGAGGATCTGACCTGGAGCGCCTTGCAGGTCGTGCGCGATCCCGGTATTCCGGTGGTGTATGCGGGTTTTATTTTAATGATGGCAGGGCTGACGCTGGTGTTTTGCGTGGGCCCCTGGATGGGGGATCAGCGCCGGACGACGGGAGGACTTTCATGA
- the ccsB gene encoding c-type cytochrome biogenesis protein CcsB, whose protein sequence is MTTIFNMTTLFNVSLAAYFCAMVCAVICLMSRRHLFDLIANGLIVAGVSIQTIYLGIRWVEAGRAPFSNMFESLVLFGWTVAVVYLLLRIRTKLPWLAAAAAALSALALAHASTFESEIRPLMPALQSNWLSFHVMTCFLGYGAFAISAVAAVGFLIATRQGGAAQIETRQTLETIVSQTISFGFLFLTLGILTGAVWANSAWGTYWSWDPKETWSLITWFIYAAFLHFNFMRGWRGRRAAWISIIGFVSVLFTYYGVNFLLSGLHSYAKS, encoded by the coding sequence ATGACGACGATTTTTAACATGACAACGCTTTTTAATGTAAGTCTGGCGGCCTATTTCTGCGCCATGGTGTGCGCGGTGATCTGTCTGATGTCGCGACGGCATCTCTTTGATCTGATTGCCAACGGCTTGATTGTGGCCGGGGTATCCATTCAGACGATTTATCTGGGAATACGCTGGGTGGAGGCGGGGCGGGCGCCTTTCAGCAATATGTTTGAATCCCTCGTTCTCTTCGGCTGGACGGTGGCCGTGGTGTATCTGCTGCTCCGGATCCGCACGAAGTTGCCCTGGTTGGCGGCGGCGGCGGCGGCGCTTTCGGCTCTGGCCCTGGCCCATGCCAGTACATTTGAATCAGAGATCCGCCCGTTGATGCCGGCGCTCCAGAGTAACTGGCTGTCGTTTCACGTCATGACCTGCTTTCTTGGATACGGGGCCTTTGCCATCTCCGCGGTGGCGGCCGTGGGGTTCCTGATTGCCACGCGACAGGGGGGGGCGGCGCAGATTGAGACTCGCCAGACGCTTGAGACTATTGTGTCGCAGACGATCTCCTTCGGATTCCTGTTCCTGACCCTTGGCATCCTGACGGGCGCAGTGTGGGCGAACTCGGCGTGGGGTACGTATTGGTCCTGGGACCCCAAAGAGACCTGGTCCCTGATCACCTGGTTCATCTATGCCGCCTTTCTGCATTTCAACTTCATGCGCGGCTGGCGTGGGCGTCGCGCCGCCTGGATTTCGATCATCGGGTTTGTTTCGGTATTGTTCACCTATTACGGGGTTAACTTTCTTCTATCCGGCTTGCACAGTTACGCGAAGTCGTGA
- a CDS encoding cytochrome b/b6 domain-containing protein: MRMNHYLRLALILGTLPLCARAIDNSDCFGCHEDKSLTKKDAAGKTVILFVDAAKYATSTHASNTCTSCHTDITEVPHPDKFIARPVTCATCHTNAVQSYTSGPHGLARKAGNTNAATCADCHGKHDVIPARMSASPLSHDQLMTTCGKCHTQAVGIFKDSIHGKALARGIRDAPTCTDCHSDHQMSSLKTASVLKVAVDVCSRCHASERFNARNNLSSDRVTTFFASYHGMSAKLGSSQSANCVSCHGAHNVLPSSDPKSSVNKANMVNTCRKCHPEANENFSFGKIHLDETSVASTGDRLNWWIRHIYILMIVGVIGGMLGHNILVFRRKIQALWSRKERTVIRMTRSQRYQHFFLLTSFSALAITGFALVYPDSWLHYLMGSSETVRRVGHRAAAAVMMALAVYHTIYIIRAKEGRKLVKDIFPCPQDVLDVIGNLRYLIFPRAPKPAFGRFSYGEKAEYWAVVWGTLIMGLTGLIIMFKMQITAWAPRWVIDVAITIHYYEAILAVLAIIVWHFYHVIFDPDVYPINTACLDGRMPEHLYHEEHALDTETLAAAEGEEAKETPPTANS; the protein is encoded by the coding sequence ATGCGCATGAACCATTATCTGCGGCTGGCCTTGATATTAGGAACGCTTCCCTTATGCGCCCGCGCCATCGATAATTCCGACTGCTTCGGGTGCCACGAGGATAAGAGCCTGACCAAAAAGGATGCTGCGGGGAAAACCGTGATTCTCTTTGTGGACGCGGCCAAGTACGCCACCTCCACTCATGCGAGCAACACCTGCACCAGCTGTCACACCGACATCACGGAGGTTCCGCATCCGGACAAGTTCATTGCCAGGCCGGTCACCTGCGCCACCTGCCACACAAACGCCGTCCAGTCCTATACCTCTGGCCCACACGGGCTAGCCCGGAAAGCGGGAAACACCAACGCCGCCACGTGTGCCGATTGCCATGGAAAACATGACGTCATCCCGGCCCGGATGTCGGCCTCCCCGCTCAGCCACGATCAGCTCATGACCACCTGCGGGAAATGTCATACCCAGGCGGTGGGCATCTTTAAAGACAGCATCCATGGCAAGGCTCTGGCTCGCGGGATCCGGGATGCACCGACCTGTACGGACTGTCACTCGGACCACCAGATGAGCAGTTTGAAAACGGCGTCTGTACTCAAGGTTGCCGTCGATGTCTGCAGCCGTTGCCATGCGTCCGAGCGGTTCAATGCCCGGAATAATCTATCATCCGACCGGGTCACTACCTTTTTCGCCAGCTATCACGGCATGTCGGCCAAGTTAGGGTCCAGCCAAAGTGCCAACTGCGTCAGTTGTCATGGCGCCCACAACGTGCTGCCCTCTTCGGACCCCAAGTCCTCCGTCAACAAAGCCAATATGGTCAATACCTGCCGCAAGTGTCACCCGGAGGCTAACGAAAACTTCTCATTTGGAAAAATCCATCTCGACGAAACCTCTGTTGCGAGTACCGGCGACCGCCTGAACTGGTGGATCCGCCATATTTACATCCTCATGATTGTGGGGGTAATCGGAGGAATGTTAGGCCATAACATTCTTGTTTTCCGCAGGAAAATCCAGGCTTTATGGAGCAGAAAAGAGCGGACCGTCATTCGCATGACCCGTTCCCAGCGCTATCAGCATTTCTTTTTACTCACCAGTTTCAGCGCCTTGGCGATTACGGGCTTTGCCCTGGTTTATCCCGACTCCTGGCTGCACTACCTGATGGGCTCCAGCGAAACCGTCCGGCGCGTCGGACACCGTGCCGCGGCCGCCGTCATGATGGCCCTGGCGGTGTATCACACGATCTATATTATCAGGGCAAAGGAAGGCCGCAAACTGGTGAAGGACATTTTCCCCTGCCCGCAGGATGTCCTGGATGTCATCGGGAATCTCCGCTACCTGATTTTCCCGAGGGCCCCGAAGCCTGCGTTCGGCCGGTTCAGTTATGGAGAGAAGGCGGAATATTGGGCAGTGGTATGGGGCACTTTGATCATGGGGCTTACCGGCCTGATCATTATGTTCAAGATGCAGATCACGGCGTGGGCGCCGCGCTGGGTCATCGATGTGGCCATCACCATCCACTACTATGAGGCCATACTGGCGGTGCTCGCCATTATTGTCTGGCACTTCTACCACGTGATTTTTGATCCGGATGTCTACCCCATCAACACGGCCTGCCTGGATGGCCGCATGCCGGAACATCTGTATCACGAGGAACACGCGCTGGATACGGAGACGCTGGCAGCGGCGGAGGGGGAAGAGGCGAAGGAAACGCCCCCCACGGCAAACTCATAG
- a CDS encoding NapC/NirT family cytochrome c: MGELKKLTGLFRNWISLLGALLGACALLIGLVMVIVDATRNNLSAYFGLVSYLLIPMFIGACGALVVLGMILTHRRAKREGCIAPMPVINLGDRRTVIRLAVFCLCAAVFTVGGIVVAYQAYHYTESVEFCGSVCHTVMKPEHTAFKQSAHANTSCAECHIGSGAEWFVKAKISGLYQVYSVLFNKYHRPIETPVQSLRPAKDTCLACHWPTKFFGAVLRTWTHYGTDDKNSPWTIKMLLNIGGGNPSHGQIRGIHWHMEGVNTVEYIATDRKRMVIPWVQVTDQSGKVTVYQTEDKKLRLTEGQGKTLPRRSMDCIDCHNRPAHTYRSPNELLDTAMTAGRLDSSIPSIKALSAKLLAAPYTTEAAALSAIDHELRAKYPGDARLDDTVRELQAIYSGNFFPEMKVRWDEYPNHIGHKITPGCFRCHDGEHVSETGKRISKDCNTCHTILAQGPGKELAEFTSSGLEFKHPEDIGDDWKTARCDTCHTGSP, translated from the coding sequence ATGGGTGAACTGAAAAAGCTGACGGGATTATTCCGGAATTGGATAAGTTTACTGGGGGCCCTGCTGGGGGCCTGTGCCCTGTTGATAGGGTTGGTCATGGTAATTGTTGATGCCACCCGGAACAATCTGTCTGCCTATTTCGGGTTGGTGAGTTACCTGTTGATTCCCATGTTTATAGGCGCGTGTGGCGCGCTGGTGGTGTTGGGAATGATCCTGACCCATCGGCGGGCGAAGCGGGAGGGCTGCATTGCCCCGATGCCCGTCATCAACCTGGGGGATCGGCGAACGGTCATCCGTTTGGCCGTTTTCTGTTTGTGTGCCGCCGTTTTTACTGTGGGGGGCATCGTGGTTGCCTACCAGGCTTATCATTACACGGAATCAGTGGAATTTTGCGGTAGCGTCTGCCACACGGTGATGAAGCCGGAACATACGGCCTTCAAGCAGTCGGCCCACGCCAATACGTCCTGTGCCGAGTGTCATATCGGATCCGGTGCTGAATGGTTTGTCAAAGCCAAGATTTCCGGGCTCTACCAGGTCTACTCTGTTCTGTTCAATAAGTACCACCGGCCGATTGAAACGCCGGTTCAAAGCCTTCGCCCGGCCAAGGATACCTGTCTGGCGTGTCATTGGCCCACCAAGTTTTTCGGCGCGGTGCTGCGCACCTGGACGCATTACGGAACAGATGACAAAAACTCACCTTGGACGATCAAGATGCTGCTTAATATCGGCGGTGGAAATCCCTCGCACGGCCAGATCCGGGGGATCCACTGGCATATGGAAGGGGTGAATACCGTCGAGTATATCGCTACCGACCGCAAACGTATGGTCATCCCCTGGGTTCAGGTGACCGATCAGTCAGGGAAAGTGACGGTCTACCAGACCGAGGATAAAAAACTCCGCCTTACGGAAGGGCAGGGAAAAACGTTGCCCAGGCGCAGTATGGACTGCATTGACTGCCATAATCGCCCGGCCCATACCTATCGCTCGCCGAATGAGTTATTGGATACGGCGATGACTGCGGGTCGTTTGGACAGCTCGATCCCATCGATCAAAGCGCTGTCGGCCAAACTGCTTGCCGCGCCCTATACGACAGAGGCGGCGGCGTTGTCGGCGATTGACCATGAATTACGCGCGAAATATCCGGGTGATGCCCGGCTTGACGACACGGTGCGGGAACTGCAAGCCATTTATAGCGGCAACTTTTTCCCTGAAATGAAGGTGCGCTGGGATGAGTACCCGAACCACATCGGCCACAAAATTACCCCCGGCTGTTTCCGGTGTCATGATGGGGAACATGTGAGTGAGACCGGCAAGCGGATTTCCAAGGACTGCAATACCTGTCACACCATTCTGGCGCAAGGACCCGGTAAGGAGTTGGCGGAGTTCACGTCATCAGGACTGGAATTTAAGCATCCCGAGGATATCGGGGATGACTGGAAAACTGCCCGTTGTGACACCTGTCATACCGGCAGTCCGTGA
- a CDS encoding type II toxin-antitoxin system VapC family toxin, whose product MIFDTDIFIWVQRGNVKAARLIDQTPERLLSLQTYLELLQCAENRRQHEQTRSFLKAFDFHTLPLTENIGHRAAIYIEEYALSHGLRAGDAIVAATAAEHGLTLCSGNGRHFNSVKDLKTLIFKP is encoded by the coding sequence ATGATCTTTGATACCGATATCTTTATCTGGGTTCAGCGCGGAAACGTTAAGGCCGCCCGGCTTATTGATCAGACGCCGGAACGTCTCCTGTCGCTGCAGACCTATCTGGAACTGCTCCAGTGTGCCGAGAACAGGCGGCAACATGAGCAAACCAGGTCATTCCTGAAAGCATTCGATTTCCATACACTGCCATTGACGGAAAATATCGGGCACAGGGCGGCGATCTATATCGAAGAGTACGCCTTGTCGCATGGGCTTAGGGCGGGCGATGCGATTGTGGCGGCTACCGCAGCAGAGCATGGCTTAACGCTTTGTTCGGGGAATGGGAGGCATTTTAATTCGGTTAAAGACCTGAAGACTTTAATTTTCAAACCATAA
- a CDS encoding type II toxin-antitoxin system Phd/YefM family antitoxin, whose protein sequence is MQATIVDLRYHMNDVLKALERNESVSVLYRGTVKGILRSISDKSATEVADHPFFGMLKSGDPVDKVMHDLRGGRCHDL, encoded by the coding sequence ATGCAAGCAACTATAGTGGATTTGCGATATCACATGAATGACGTTTTGAAGGCGTTGGAAAGAAATGAGAGCGTCAGCGTTTTGTATCGCGGAACAGTCAAGGGGATACTGCGCTCTATCAGCGACAAATCGGCAACCGAGGTTGCCGATCATCCGTTTTTCGGGATGCTGAAATCGGGCGATCCCGTCGATAAGGTTATGCATGATCTTCGAGGGGGGCGTTGCCATGATCTTTGA
- the ccsA gene encoding cytochrome c biogenesis protein CcsA yields MDSIYIISIAGVGCYVVASILALASLLGAKPRGERAAISLMTMGGVILAGVLIFRGVGLTTLHAFNCFDAMGLYALALSGAYGLWAAYRYTPGIAGILIPYATLLLLCGVSSFRVHSGDASPVQGAGLMLHVATAYAAFGVFTLASISAVIYLVQDGNLKNKRFGVLWSRLPSLGTMDHVMSRLIGVAFLLLTISILTGIVLIRRIGGGEEWIVDPKVVATFILWLVLAVFVHLRASSGRHGRGIALVAVFGLGCLLFAFIGVHLVATSIHSFIQVSLRVGGP; encoded by the coding sequence TTGGACAGCATCTACATAATCTCTATTGCCGGGGTGGGTTGTTATGTGGTCGCCTCTATACTGGCGTTGGCCTCGCTGCTTGGTGCCAAGCCGCGCGGGGAGCGGGCGGCCATTTCCCTGATGACGATGGGCGGGGTGATTCTTGCTGGGGTCCTGATCTTCCGGGGGGTGGGTTTAACGACCCTTCATGCCTTTAACTGCTTCGATGCCATGGGGTTATATGCGCTGGCTCTCAGTGGCGCGTATGGATTGTGGGCCGCCTACCGTTATACGCCTGGTATTGCAGGAATTCTTATTCCGTACGCGACCCTCCTGCTGCTGTGTGGGGTGTCATCTTTCAGGGTGCATAGTGGGGACGCTTCGCCGGTTCAGGGGGCCGGCTTGATGCTGCATGTGGCCACAGCGTATGCCGCGTTTGGTGTGTTCACCCTCGCCAGTATCAGTGCTGTCATTTATCTGGTTCAGGACGGCAATCTTAAAAACAAACGTTTCGGGGTTTTGTGGTCCCGGCTCCCGTCGCTGGGAACCATGGATCACGTCATGAGCCGGCTGATCGGTGTAGCCTTTCTATTGCTTACGATCTCGATCCTGACGGGCATCGTTCTGATCCGCCGGATAGGTGGCGGCGAAGAGTGGATTGTGGATCCTAAAGTGGTAGCCACCTTCATCCTGTGGCTGGTCCTGGCAGTATTTGTGCATCTGCGGGCGAGTTCCGGCCGTCATGGGCGGGGCATTGCCCTCGTGGCGGTGTTCGGACTGGGCTGTCTGCTCTTTGCCTTTATCGGGGTCCATCTGGTCGCGACGTCTATTCACTCCTTCATTCAGGTGAGCCTGAGGGTGGGTGGGCCATGA
- the hemA gene encoding glutamyl-tRNA reductase gives MNVGVIGISYHTAPVDVREKASVRPSEVPAMLHRIRTQFPGSELVLVSTCNRTELYTAGIDVNADKHRLFQILLKGDDQFRADELENHFYVKSGLEAAEHMLSVASSLDAMVVGESEILGQVKQALGIADEAGVTGKVLQSLFQRAFKTAKRVHTETEICRGRVSVSSLAVEFAEKVFDDLSTKTVMIVGAGETAELALKSLMDRGATDVLVLNRSHGRGQDLAERCGGRAIQFDLLEDYLARADIVISSTSAPHLVIHAAAVKRAIETRRGKPMLMVDIAVPRDIDPAAAHIKNVYVYSIDDLQLIAAENITKRREAVEQAWIIVRQGLAEISEHFESGGLREVLRQMDEHGREVYENALKRTLAKERLAGLPEPSQEEVREMARKIVAKLLAEPREALKRAAKKGELDNYVRVVNDLFGFDRKDLQK, from the coding sequence ATGAATGTTGGAGTCATCGGGATCAGCTATCATACGGCGCCGGTTGACGTACGTGAGAAGGCCTCCGTCCGGCCCAGTGAGGTGCCCGCCATGTTGCATCGTATCCGGACTCAATTCCCGGGCTCCGAACTCGTGCTGGTGTCGACCTGTAACCGCACGGAATTGTATACCGCCGGTATTGATGTGAATGCCGACAAACACCGCCTGTTTCAAATCCTGCTCAAGGGAGATGACCAGTTCCGGGCGGACGAACTTGAAAATCACTTTTACGTCAAAAGCGGTCTCGAGGCGGCGGAGCATATGCTGTCCGTGGCCTCCAGCCTGGACGCCATGGTGGTGGGTGAGTCCGAGATTCTCGGGCAGGTCAAACAGGCGCTCGGAATTGCCGACGAGGCAGGAGTCACAGGCAAGGTGTTGCAGTCCCTCTTTCAGCGGGCCTTCAAGACGGCCAAGCGGGTTCATACGGAGACGGAGATCTGTCGCGGCCGCGTGTCGGTCAGTTCGCTGGCAGTCGAGTTTGCGGAGAAGGTGTTTGATGACCTGAGCACCAAGACGGTCATGATTGTCGGGGCGGGCGAGACGGCGGAGCTGGCGCTCAAAAGTCTGATGGATCGGGGGGCCACCGATGTCCTGGTGCTCAACCGGTCACATGGGCGCGGACAGGATCTGGCCGAGCGCTGTGGCGGGCGGGCCATTCAATTCGATCTGTTGGAAGACTATCTGGCGCGGGCCGACATCGTGATCAGCTCAACCAGTGCGCCGCACTTGGTGATTCATGCCGCTGCCGTCAAGCGTGCCATTGAGACCCGGCGTGGTAAGCCGATGTTGATGGTCGATATTGCGGTTCCCCGCGACATTGATCCTGCCGCCGCCCACATTAAGAATGTCTACGTGTATTCGATTGATGACTTGCAACTCATTGCGGCCGAGAATATTACAAAACGACGCGAGGCGGTTGAGCAGGCCTGGATCATTGTGCGGCAGGGCTTGGCTGAAATTTCGGAACATTTTGAGAGCGGTGGGTTGCGGGAAGTTTTGCGCCAGATGGATGAGCATGGACGCGAGGTTTATGAGAACGCCTTGAAGCGCACGCTGGCGAAGGAGCGGTTGGCTGGACTGCCGGAGCCGAGCCAGGAGGAGGTCCGCGAGATGGCTAGGAAGATTGTGGCGAAACTCCTGGCGGAGCCGCGGGAGGCGCTTAAGCGGGCGGCTAAAAAGGGTGAACTGGACAACTATGTGCGGGTCGTCAATGACCTGTTCGGATTCGATAGGAAGGATTTACAGAAATGA